In Alphaproteobacteria bacterium, the following proteins share a genomic window:
- a CDS encoding SDR family oxidoreductase — protein sequence MAQNNRINLEGRHAVVTGAAQGFGLAITERMIASGAYVSMWDIDAAELERAAATLGDQARAQVCDVTDVSQIAAAVAASNEAFGTISILVNNAGITGPNDVTWNYPVDAWRRVIELDMNAVFYCCRAIIPQMIEANYGRVVNIASIAGKEGNANAAAYSTAKAGVIGLTKSLGKELVDHDIAVNCITPAAAKTRIFEQMSPTHIDMMLAKIPRKRFVQVEEVAAMVCWMASEENRFTTGGVFDISGGRATY from the coding sequence ATGGCGCAGAACAACCGGATCAACCTCGAAGGCCGCCACGCGGTGGTCACCGGCGCGGCCCAGGGCTTCGGCCTGGCCATCACCGAGCGCATGATCGCCAGCGGCGCCTATGTCTCCATGTGGGACATCGATGCCGCCGAACTGGAGCGCGCGGCCGCGACCCTGGGCGACCAGGCGCGCGCGCAGGTGTGCGACGTCACCGACGTCAGCCAGATCGCCGCCGCGGTCGCCGCGTCGAACGAGGCGTTCGGCACCATCTCCATCCTGGTCAACAATGCCGGCATTACGGGGCCGAACGACGTGACCTGGAATTATCCGGTCGACGCCTGGCGCCGGGTGATCGAGTTGGACATGAACGCCGTGTTCTATTGCTGCCGTGCCATCATCCCGCAGATGATCGAGGCGAATTACGGCCGCGTCGTCAACATCGCTTCCATTGCCGGCAAGGAGGGCAATGCCAATGCCGCGGCCTATTCCACCGCCAAGGCCGGCGTCATCGGCCTGACCAAGTCGCTGGGCAAGGAGCTGGTGGACCACGACATCGCCGTCAACTGCATCACGCCGGCCGCCGCCAAGACCCGGATTTTCGAGCAGATGAGCCCGACGCACATCGACATGATGCTGGCGAAAATCCCGCGCAAGCGCTTCGTCCAGGTGGAGGAAGTGGCGGCCATGGTCTGCTGGATGGCGTCCGAGGAAAACCGCTTCACCACCGGCGGCGTGTTCGACATTTCCGGCGGCCGTGCGACGTATTAG
- a CDS encoding adenylosuccinate lyase produces the protein MIPRYSRPEMVGIWEPQTKFEIWFEIEAHACDAQATLGVIPADAAKAVWDRGRFEIERIDAIERVTKHDVLAFLTNLAEHVGPEARFVHQGMTSSDVLDTCLAVQLARASDLLLAGVDKVLAALKARAWEHAETLTVGRSHGIHAEPTTFGLKLAGHYAEFARNRARLEAARAEIATCAISGPVGTFAAIDPRVEAYVAEKMGLTPEPISTQVIPRDRHAMFFSVLGVIASGVERLATEIRHLQRSEVLEAEEYFAPGQKGSSAMPHKRNPVLTENLTGLARVVRSAVVPALENVALWHERDISHSSVERMIGPDATVTLDFALHRLASVVEKLVVYPDHMLANLNKLGGLVYSQYVLLALTQAGMSREDAYAKVQQHAMATWREGGSFLERLQGDAAVTDRVPADRLAEMFEPWRYLRHVPARMEAVMGPREG, from the coding sequence ATGATCCCGCGTTACAGCCGGCCCGAGATGGTCGGCATCTGGGAGCCCCAGACCAAGTTCGAAATCTGGTTCGAGATCGAGGCGCACGCCTGCGACGCCCAGGCGACGCTGGGCGTGATCCCGGCCGACGCCGCCAAGGCGGTGTGGGACCGCGGCCGGTTCGAGATCGAGCGCATCGACGCCATCGAGCGCGTGACCAAGCACGACGTGCTCGCCTTCCTCACCAACCTGGCCGAGCATGTGGGCCCCGAAGCCCGCTTCGTGCACCAGGGCATGACCTCCTCGGACGTGCTCGACACCTGCCTGGCGGTGCAACTGGCGCGCGCTTCCGACCTGCTGCTGGCCGGTGTCGACAAGGTGCTGGCGGCGTTGAAGGCGCGGGCGTGGGAGCATGCGGAGACCCTGACCGTCGGCCGCAGCCACGGCATCCACGCCGAGCCGACCACGTTCGGCCTGAAGCTCGCCGGCCATTATGCGGAATTCGCGCGCAACCGGGCGCGGCTGGAAGCGGCGCGGGCCGAGATCGCCACCTGCGCCATCAGCGGCCCGGTCGGCACGTTCGCCGCCATCGACCCGCGGGTCGAAGCCTATGTCGCCGAGAAAATGGGCCTAACGCCGGAGCCGATCTCGACCCAGGTGATCCCGCGCGACCGCCACGCCATGTTCTTCAGCGTGCTGGGCGTGATCGCCAGCGGCGTCGAGCGGCTGGCGACCGAAATCCGCCACCTGCAACGCAGCGAGGTGCTGGAGGCGGAGGAGTATTTCGCGCCGGGGCAGAAGGGCTCCAGCGCCATGCCGCACAAGCGCAACCCGGTCCTGACCGAGAACCTGACCGGCCTCGCCCGCGTCGTGCGCTCGGCCGTGGTGCCGGCGCTGGAGAATGTGGCGCTCTGGCACGAGCGCGACATCTCGCATTCCAGCGTCGAGCGGATGATCGGCCCGGACGCCACCGTGACCCTGGATTTCGCCCTGCACCGGCTGGCAAGCGTGGTCGAGAAGCTGGTGGTCTATCCGGACCACATGCTGGCGAACCTGAACAAGCTGGGCGGTCTGGTCTACTCGCAATACGTGCTGCTGGCGCTGACCCAGGCCGGCATGAGCCGCGAGGACGCCTATGCCAAGGTGCAGCAGCACGCCATGGCCACCTGGCGCGAGGGCGGCTCGTTCCTGGAGCGCCTGCAGGGCGACGCGGCCGTGACGGACCGGGTGCCGGCGGACCGCCTCGCCGAAATGTTCGAGCCCTGGCGCTATCTGCGGCATGTGCCGGCGCGCATGGAAGCCGTGATGGGGCCGCGAGAGGGCTAA